One genomic window of Thioclava sp. GXIMD4216 includes the following:
- a CDS encoding 2Fe-2S iron-sulfur cluster-binding protein gives MAKITYIEHNGTKHEIDVKPGLTVMEGARDNGVPGIDADCGGACACSTCHVYVAKEWVDRLPPKDSMEEDMLDFAYQPDPETSRLTCQIKVTPDLDGLVVQLPEKQI, from the coding sequence ATGGCAAAGATCACCTATATCGAACATAACGGCACGAAACATGAAATCGATGTCAAACCCGGTCTGACCGTGATGGAAGGCGCACGCGACAACGGCGTGCCAGGCATCGATGCCGATTGCGGCGGGGCCTGTGCCTGCTCGACCTGCCATGTCTATGTCGCCAAAGAATGGGTCGACCGCCTGCCGCCGAAAGACAGTATGGAAGAGGACATGCTCGATTTCGCCTATCAGCCCGACCCCGAGACCTCGCGGCTGACCTGCCAGATCAAGGTCACGCCGGATCTGGACGGCCTTGTGGTGCAGCTGCCCGAGAAACAGATCTAA
- a CDS encoding peptidoglycan-binding domain-containing protein — translation MTEGLTSARAGALWCKAAGQAKLNGMRMAGMRKYVAAVSVLAMLGGCMTGDRQIAPRDDSEIPLTLANEWRDTPPDPAAAGCYARQTSPAVVETVTEQRLVSPEIRDPETGKITQAAAYHTETRHQIVTARGTRWFAAPCPPVFTQDFVVMLQRALAARGYYHGGLSGSLDRSTGQAIHAYQKARGLYSATLSTRAAQELGLTLWSDKTAPTASATPGVAAPYPGQMGPT, via the coding sequence ATGACGGAAGGCTTGACCAGTGCGCGGGCAGGGGCTCTGTGGTGCAAAGCGGCAGGTCAGGCGAAGTTGAACGGAATGCGGATGGCGGGAATGCGTAAATATGTGGCGGCTGTCTCGGTGCTGGCCATGCTGGGCGGTTGTATGACGGGCGATCGCCAGATCGCACCGCGCGATGATTCCGAAATCCCGCTGACACTGGCCAATGAATGGCGCGACACCCCGCCCGATCCGGCGGCGGCAGGGTGTTATGCGCGTCAGACCAGTCCGGCGGTGGTCGAAACGGTAACCGAACAGCGGCTGGTCTCGCCCGAGATCCGCGACCCCGAGACCGGCAAAATCACGCAGGCTGCCGCCTATCACACCGAAACCCGCCACCAGATCGTGACAGCGCGGGGCACGCGCTGGTTTGCCGCGCCCTGTCCGCCGGTCTTTACGCAGGATTTCGTGGTGATGCTGCAACGCGCTCTGGCGGCGCGGGGCTATTATCATGGGGGGCTGTCGGGCAGTCTGGACCGGTCCACGGGGCAGGCGATCCATGCCTATCAGAAAGCGCGCGGGCTTTATAGCGCGACCCTTTCGACACGGGCGGCACAGGAGCTGGGGCTGACGCTCTGGTCGGACAAGACCGCCCCGACGGCTTCGGCCACGCCCGGTGTTGCTGCGCCCTATCCCGGCCAGATGGGACCAACCTGA
- the purU gene encoding formyltetrahydrofolate deformylase, whose product MTAPETTAGKTAEQTPEQTFVLTVQCPTARGIVAAVTTYLAEKSCNIIDAQQYDDALTGQFFMRMTFRSEGGMALEDISAGFDPVAAPFAMVWKFHDPSQRMKVMLMVSRFGHCLNDLLYRWRIGALPVDIVGVVSNHFDYQKVVVNYDIPFHHIKVTKENKPQAEARLLALVEETGTDLIVLARYMQVLSDDLCQKMSGRIINIHHSFLPSFKGANPYKQAYERGVKLIGATAHYVTADLDEGPIIEQDTVRITHAQSAADYVSLGRDVEAQVLSRAIHAHIHHRAFINGNKTVVFPASPGSYASERMG is encoded by the coding sequence ATGACCGCCCCTGAGACAACAGCCGGAAAGACCGCCGAACAGACCCCCGAACAGACCTTTGTCCTGACCGTGCAATGCCCGACCGCCCGCGGAATTGTGGCCGCCGTCACCACCTATCTGGCAGAAAAATCCTGCAATATCATCGACGCGCAGCAATATGACGATGCGCTGACGGGGCAGTTCTTCATGCGCATGACCTTCCGCAGCGAGGGCGGTATGGCGCTGGAGGATATCTCGGCAGGCTTCGATCCGGTGGCGGCCCCCTTCGCTATGGTCTGGAAATTCCACGATCCGTCGCAGCGGATGAAGGTCATGCTGATGGTGTCGCGCTTCGGCCATTGCCTGAACGACCTGCTCTATCGCTGGCGTATCGGAGCACTGCCGGTGGATATCGTGGGCGTCGTGTCCAACCACTTCGACTACCAGAAGGTCGTGGTCAATTACGACATCCCCTTCCACCACATCAAGGTCACTAAAGAGAACAAGCCCCAAGCCGAAGCCCGCCTTCTGGCGCTGGTCGAGGAAACCGGCACCGACCTGATCGTGCTGGCGCGTTATATGCAGGTGCTGTCGGATGATCTGTGCCAGAAAATGTCGGGGCGGATCATCAATATCCACCACTCCTTCCTGCCCTCCTTCAAAGGCGCGAACCCCTACAAGCAAGCCTATGAACGCGGCGTGAAGCTGATCGGCGCGACGGCGCATTACGTGACCGCCGATCTCGATGAAGGCCCGATCATCGAACAGGACACGGTCCGTATCACCCATGCCCAATCGGCCGCCGATTACGTATCGCTGGGCCGCGATGTCGAGGCGCAGGTGCTCTCGCGTGCGATCCACGCCCATATCCACCACCGCGCCTTCATCAACGGCAATAAAACGGTGGTCTTCCCCGCCTCCCCTGGCTCCTATGCCTCGGAACGGATGGGCTGA